The sequence below is a genomic window from Nicotiana tomentosiformis chromosome 6, ASM39032v3, whole genome shotgun sequence.
tttcccattcctttgttgttattgagacattgtgtttgagccgtgggctatttgttgtggaaatattgatattgttggatctttAATGAGGATGTGGCCTACGGGCACTTGTGTTACCAGTTGACACgccgtgttgttgtgatgttaacatttatgaattgttgtgtggttttGGCTGTTGTTATGTGAAGTAAgagggtgacatttcaccgtcgtttttatgcggagtataagggtggtattttaccgttgttgttatgcagaGCATAAGGGTGACATCTTACTCTTGTTGAATGCacggctattgtgttattgtccgggtggagtgataagggtggatattatacggagtgatacgggtggctatcagagatATAAGGATGGCAAATGTTATTGttagggcggagtgataagggtggctattattacATAGAGTGATATGAGTGACTGTCAgggatataagggtggcaatgtcagggatgatgtgtgatggtttggagccattgtgttggtgattttcgtgtgatgaTGTGGTTTTCCTTGTGTTTGTCgtacaccttacgtgacttgcttTGTTGTTTCGATGAGCTATTCGTGTCTTTGATACTTGTTGACTTGGATTGCAGTAGtgcactcgcacaagcatacaccgtagaaTGCTACTTATTCTACACCGTAGCATGCTACTTATCTGTTTCTAtgttgatattgagcttgtgCCCATGCCGGTCGGATTGTGATTTTGAGCATGTGACTgtgtcgggcggattgtgattgagcctgtgatcatgttgggcgaattgtgattgtgagcctgtgactatgccgggcggattgtgattgtgagcctgtgattatgccaggcagattgtgattgtgagcctgtgagcaTGCCGAGCGGATTGTGAATGTGACATGATCATGCAGTGCGATTgagatattgacacgtgagttgttcgtatagttgtgattcgagatgtgggcacgaggtgccatgagtacATGATGATAGGTTAAGACCCATGACTTGTggctatgagatgaggtatcacgGGGTGATTTTGTTGTGAATCTTGTGTTAGCACGACTTGACTAATTGGTTGTCCtctgtgttccttatttggtttcaatgaTACTTCACAAcgttcttattgctttactgtttatatatatcacatgttgatttttttgccatttactgatttctgCTTTCTATTATTAGCTTTTTACTCTTCTttactgcacatgttattttgtctagtgagtgtcttgacttgtacctcgtctctactctactgaggttagtcttgatacttactgggtactgactgcgatgtactcatactacacagcacatttttgtgtagatccaggtacttcagagTCTGTTGATTGTTAGATAGATGATCGGATATTGCTGTagagacttcaaagtatacctATCgttgcgttcgcaggcctcagagtcaccttcaaaaGTTGTTTATGTatagtttatttctattccggaacagtTATAGTTAGAGAGcttctagtgaactcagtagagcttatgacttgtactaccgattttgagattgttggctttgtatttatgtttcatatttaatagttgcTGGTTGAATTTtgccattaattcagtaagtgttaggcttacctagtcttaaagactaggtgcaatcaggatatcctacggagggaaattagggtcgtgacaagttgatatcagagctctaggttcataggttctacgagttataaacgagtttagtagagtcttacggatcggtacagagacgtttgtacttatcttcgagaggttacaaaactattaggaaaatgctccacctctttcattcctgtcTACCGAGGATGCACAAgatttctagagaagtgtcaccgtattctccgtaccatgggtattgtggaggtgagcagagttgcttttactacattttagttatcgggagcagcgtatcagtggtggcaggtttatgaggagggtagactagccgatgcaacaccacctacTTGGGCTTAATTTTCAAagatgtttttgagggagtttgttccttTGACTCTTCGGGATGCGTGGCGTACAGAttttgagcagctgcgtcagggcaccatgacggtgttagagtatgccattaggttcagtgagttatcctgacatgcacctactttggttcctacagtcagagagcaaGTCCGcaaattcattgaggggctcagttatgatcTTAGATTCTGTATGGCTCGGGAGTTGTAGATTGATACTCCTTTTCAGCAGGTGGTGGAGATTACCAGGATGTTGGAGCGTATTTggggtgaggagagggaggataagggcaccaagaggtctcgaggttcttgAGGGTTCAATGGATTCTGTTTTTCAGATATGACTCATCATGGACGAGGCTTGGCCAGCCAGTCCACATTTTGGACTATTCGTGGTAGTCAGAGTACTCTTGTGGGGTTGTCATCCTTTAGTGTACCACCGACATGGGGTTTCTATAGCGGTTACTCTAGTTAtatggcacagactcagtacgagcagccacgcctgcagaggggttgttatgagtgtggtgatgctAGGCACACATCATgcgagattgtcccagactcggtAGGGGTGGATTTCTTCAGGGCTCTCAAGCTACGAGCTCcattccagttgctactccacttGCACAACCAGCTAAGGGTGGAGGACTAGCgggtagagggtgccctagaggggTGGCTCGGTCCGTTGATATGATTTCTATGGTAGAGCGGAGGCCGCTGCACctgatggtgtcgttacaggtatggtcGATTATTATATaggagcatcattcttattttgattcggttttgcttatcgaggtgagtcctcctatcttgcttcacATAGGGGTGAGTTTCCTGATTTTGTACTCTGCTTATATGTCTACCCATGTTGGGAGACCCTATAGTGATATCCCGTGTTTATCGTTTTGTTTTGGTCTGTAATGACCCATCTGGTCATTTTGTTTTCTAGGTCCTCTATCCCATAATTTAGACTCCCTAAATGtgcctttactattttatgacttgcggggatagttggttcggatttggaagtgttcgggttaaaatcggaatacttagttccttactATTGGCCCATAattgccaagtttgacttgagtcaacattttgagtaaacgacctcggaatcgaaatttaacggttctaataggttcgtaaaatgattttggacttgggcgtacgtTCGGATCGGGTTTAAGATGACCCGGGAGAGTTTCAGCGCTTAATGATAAAAGTTGGCACCCTGAaagttttctagttctttaaatttggtttggagtagattttggcgttattgaagtccgtttgagatttcgagcctgggaataatttcgtatggtgatttatgacttgtacgctaaatttggcgtcattctgagTTGTCTTGATAGGAATCAAATGCGCGGAagtatttttagaagttcttgagtttcatgttgaattcatgcgttttggtgtccgattcgtgattctagatattattttggtattttgatcgtgcaagcaagttcgtgtgatatttttagacttgtgtggatgtttggtgtggatcCCCGAGGGtgaaaggtgtcacgacccaaaactcactatatgttgtgatggcgcccaacatcgccgttaggcaagccaacagtgaactaccaacttaattatgaactttattattttcgaaatcgtGAATTCtattagataaagaaatcaaCTCATTAAATCATGAAAACTTAAAATTTAAGGGAAAAAGCCCATTATTGCCCCTGTACATTGTAAATAGTACACGTTTGTCCTCCATTTTACTTTACGTCCAAAACCCACCCTACCATTTACAAAGTTGATGTAATTGTCCCTAACCCTAACAGATGGTCAATGTGGCAACTCCATTTTTTCCACGTCAACTGCCAAGTCAGCTTTCCATTAAGTTCAAAGCCCTAATTCGACTCCCAAATTAGATTGACATAATTTCACTCCCAAAATTTTGATCCATAACTCGTAACCGTTTGCCCACTAAATAAATAGAAATAACCAGTGTAAAATGAGTAGAGGCCTTCCTTTGATAGAACCTTCTAATACTTGAAAGAAAATGAGAGAACCAAACCCGTCTGTAGAATCCTTGCGTCCAGTGCTGATTTCAAGCAAAGGTAAGAAGTTATTCCAAAAAACTTGATGTTTCTGTTAGTTTTATCTCTTTCTTGTATGTAATTGAAGTGAAGTTTTACTGGGGTTTCAAATCCCTTTCGGATTTGCTGTTGGTTGGTTAGAGCTTTCAGTTTCTCCTATTTTATCGATTATTTCAAGTTGATAGGTGTGTGCAACCGAAGTGTAGTTGTCATAGGGTTTCGAATTTATTGTTTATTGGAGTTAGGGTTTTCAGAATTGTTCTTGATTGGTTAGGGTTTTCACTTCTCCCTTTCTTTGTCGATAATTTCAAGTTGGTAGGTGTGTGTTTTGCGTTTGTATTTAGTTGCATGTGGTTTTTCATTATTAAACCTAATCTTGTTCTTTTTGTTTGCATGTGCCTCATATCTGGTTTATGCTTTCTTGGTATTGAAAAGTCCTTTGGTTGTTTTTGGgtttcaattttaatattttgtgGTCCCAActttctttgattttttttttttttgtagaaaaTAAGTGAATCAGATTTTTTGTATTGGCTTTCATTTGTTCTTTTCTGCGTTGTTTATTGGAGGGTGGGGCAGGGGACACTTTATTTGTTACTTTAATACTTTAATGTATGGTTCCCCATATCCATGGTTATATCTATTAGTTTATTGAAGTTGACTGACTTCTTCAATGTGTGGTACCTTCTATTTTATTCTGCCTTTATGCCTTTATCTGCCTTTATCTCTATACcttatattattctattttttttgcctTCTATTAGTCTTTGTTTTTTATGTTGTCTGGTTTTAGTGTGTATTTGATACTGTTTCTATATTTTTTACCTTAAGTGATTTTAGTGTGTCTTAAATATGTATATTCTTTATTCTGCAGTTTACTGATAATGGTCCTGCTGGATTTGGTCTTTCATCATGGTGGAGAGTGGGTCAAGAAACCACTCGTGGCATACTCAAGAAAATTTGTGCACACCAAGCAAGGTTTTGACTCTGACTTTCTTTTCTATAATGATTTAGTGGATGAATATGTTTCTAACTTTGGGTATATAGGAGTCCAACAACTAATAGTTAATGGTCCTTCTGGTACATACTATGAAATAGAAGGTGACTATGGCATTAAGACTTTATTAACAACCAGTTTAATGTTATTAACATATTTGTTGTAGAGGAATGTGAGCCAAGTATTAATGTACCTAATATGATTTCACAATGAGCATGATGAACCTGATGAACTTGAAGCTGCCACTGATTGTGATGAAAGTGATAATTGTGATAATAATGAATATGTTGTTTCTTCAGACTATGATTCTGATAGACTAGAGAAACGTTTTACGCAAAAGAAGAGTTGGATAGGTCCATGACATTCAAAGATATTGCTGAAGCTAGGAAAGTGATAAATATGTATGCATTTCTAAATGGTTATGGGTTAGAGCAACTTAAAAGTGACCCAACTAGGCTTAGGTACATTTGTGAAGCTAGCTGCCCTTTTGTATGTGTCACATATCTAGGAATTCTTCAGGGGGTGGGGCTGAATTTAGGACCTTAAATTCAGAGCACACTTGTGAACCTGCATATGAGAATCATAGAGTTAATGCCAAGACCATTGCTACATACTTCAACAGAGGGTTGCAAGAAAAATTAAGGTTAGAGAGATGAGGGCAAGCTTGAAGGCTGCATTTAATGTGAATGTTAGTGAGGCAAAGCGTAAGAGGGCAAAGAGATTAATTTTGGAGAGTCTTGAAGGGAGTTTTACTAATGAATATAATAAGCTGGTGGCATATGTTAATGAATTGAAGTTTAGTAATCTTGGAAGTGATGTGATAGTTAACTTATCAAAGGATGCTCTTGCTGAAGGTAAGATAAGGTTCCTAAGGATGTACATATGTTTTCATGCAATGAAGATGGGGTTTAAGAGTAGGTTGAGGCCCTTTATAGGGTTGGATGGAACATTTTTGAAAGGGAAAGTTAAGGGTCAGCTTTTGGTGGCAGTTGGTCAAGACTCTGCAAACCATTTTTATCCATTATCTTGGGCTATTGTGGATAAAGAAACAAAACTCACATGGAACTAGTTTTTAAGTCATCTACAAATGTTACTGGACCTTAAGATGGGTGAAGGAATCACTTTTATCTCGGATATGTAGAAGGTATGAATActttactttattattttattattttaccaatctgtatatataaattttaattcTTCTTTCCTTTATATGTAGGGGATGATTGATTCAATCTCAGGAGTTCTTCCTGAGGCCCACCCCAGATTCTGTGTAAGACACACAGAAGCAAACTGGTGCAAGAGATGGGGGTCTGGGGAATACAAGAAATATCTTTGGTGGGCAGCTTGGAGTACCTATGAAGAGGACTTTCAAGATCAGTTAAATAGTATGAGACAAGTGGATGATGATGGTAAGGCTGTTATTGAAGATCTGCTAAAGTATCCACCTACTTGCTGGAATAGGTCATTCTTTGATACTACCTGCAAGAACCAATCAGTGGATAATAACCTGACTAGGTCCTTTAATGCATGGATATTGCAAGTCAGACACAAGCCAATTATAAAGATGTTAAAGGAGATCAGAATCAAGGTTATGAATATGCTGACTGATAATGAAGCTGAATGGTGGGGTGGGGAAGTTAATACAGTCCCAAGACTCTAAATTTGTATCACCAATTCATGAGGATATCACAAAAGTGTCATGTGATTAGCAGTGCTGACCAAGGTTATGAAGTGACAGAAGGTAATGATAGGCACACTGTGAATCTGGGGGCAAAACAATGCACTTGCAGGACATGAGACCTTTGTGGAATCACATGTCCACATGCAGGAAAATCAACGATTAAATGTGAGAGAGAAAAGTGGTCCTCAGCTTGACGCGTTTATGTTTGACGACTTCTATCGGTGTAAAGATGGTGATTTTATTGTATATATGTTTGTTGTGGGCGTGCTTGTTATGTCCCgtatgcctgcatccaaag
It includes:
- the LOC138894246 gene encoding uncharacterized protein; its protein translation is MTFKDIAEARKVINMYAFLNGYGLEQLKSDPTRLRYICEASCPFRVARKIKVREMRASLKAAFNVNVSEAKRKRAKRLILESLEGSFTNEYNKLVAYVNELKFSNLGSDVIVNLSKDALAEGLDGTFLKGKVKGQLLVAGMIDSISGVLPEAHPRFCVRHTEANWCKRWGSGEYKKYLWWAAWSTYEEDFQDQLNSMRQVDDDGKAVIEDLLKYPPTCWNRSFFDTTCKNQSVDNNLTRSFNAWILQVRHKPIIKMLKEIRIKVMNMLTDNEAEWWGGEVNTVPRL